The Thermococcus sp. EP1 nucleotide sequence TTGGGGACGAGCATGGTAATCTCAAGGCTATAGAGCTCGAAAAAATGAAACTTGGAGAACCTGATGAAACAGGAAGAAGAAGGCCCATTCCTACTGGAGAAACTTTCATCATGGAGATAGACAATGCAGTGATAGCAATTGGCCAAACTCCCAACAAGACATTCATTCAAAGTGTACCTGATCTTCTAGTAGACAGATGGGGAAGAATAGTGGTTGACGATAAGTTAATGACCTCAATTCCTGGGGTTTTCGCCGGTGGGGATGCCATTAGAGGTG carries:
- a CDS encoding FAD-dependent oxidoreductase, which produces AYAFPEYDTPVKVGKKFAVIGGGNTAMDAARSALRLGAEVWILYRRTKKEMTARIEEIHHAEEEGVKFMFLVSPKRFIGDEHGNLKAIELEKMKLGEPDETGRRRPIPTGETFIMEIDNAVIAIGQTPNKTFIQSVPDLLVDRWGRIVVDDKLMTSIPGVFAGGDAIRG